The Panicum virgatum strain AP13 chromosome 5K, P.virgatum_v5, whole genome shotgun sequence genome has a window encoding:
- the LOC120710373 gene encoding sister chromatid cohesion 1 protein 4-like isoform X1: protein MFYSQFILAKKGPLGTIWIAAHLERKLRKNQVADTDIGVSVDSIIFPDVPIALRLSSHLMLGVVRIYSRKVNYLFHDCSEALLKIKQAFRSTAVDLPPEESTAPYHSITLPETFHLDDFELPESAFQGDTDHHVSTKEQITLQDNPEKTGYSTSQFGLDERFGDGSSSHIGLDLEEELMLNKDHSIHLESDDGIIIQGRPSVPSTDMDIDDNQSKDETAERYNMDGGPSSQGKLSPLNDDLGGNSIPNWTGYNVQTPDLNDMLLHNDGIAGPSASYYQPSPFPGDEPASPEFISAQAPATPGLMGETVPSRVHESPVLSPQRKGSPSSNDETAKADTPAAPGSDFPHSATVNTGGVVASEVNELGLAKPAEVESSVVVQDDDALMQQHTSEDLPSQGQTSNLEAGGDKLISPDDVAASGETVTVNATAADVPLAVNDSELCVDGSTEPSVMENPTQINGQLVDAQDFQHEVQAVQQEVASNDRPNELTSEFAEPEKMLSAPDAEFNAANDLGQITAEKGTTESDGSNKIGNLTSRKRHLEDSIPALESETTERLSSRPHGKRTTDFVPDDDDLLASILVGRRTPGLTLGSTPLPPRASSLKRPRLASKAGTLKRKVQIDDAMVLHADTIRQQLINTEDIRRIRKKAPCTRSEIWMIEKGSLEDDIFHEPIFSCLSEELNNLHNRTYETIVHPTVQNMELHGQLDMSETIAEDSNIVGTSGAATIDDPLHIPDRIHSDTMPPNANDADGATTAFGLQVPPDNQVNCVSNDFASDTVFQGVTEPLIDNEKEVAVADREHAEVDTLDNDRLQDVPSDLQRSTDEKGSTPDVVLDSSGKTYAQAADGMTHEFSHFVHSDANLFENNEVPTSEITGVECNQDASGFLQPTEDENAVSAMGDNSGFQENNMGSVMDLDMVNDYGLKECNDFGSAIHGVDTDFLNYDDDGDFDDANNDEQNPDEFQSLDNSSWSSRTRGVARYLKTLFDEDSGLGRKSVAIDHLVRGKTRKEASRMFFETLVLTTKDYISVDQPNPFDSVSIKPGPKLLKSEF, encoded by the exons ATGTTCTACTCGCAGTTCATCTTGGCCAAGAAGGGTCCTCTCGGGACAATATGGATTGCCGCGCACTTGGAGCGGAAGCTGCGAAAGAACCAGGTCGCGGACACGGACATCGGCGTCTCAGTAG ATTCGATCATATTCCCTGATGTCCCGATTGCACTTCGGCTATCAAGTCATCTTATGTTAGGCGTGGTTAGAATCTATTCGCGGAAGGTCAACTACCTATTCCACGACTGCAGTGAAGCTTTGCTGAAGATAAAGCAAGCGTTCAGGTCCACTGCTGTTGATCTACCACCTGAGGAGTCAACTGCTCCTTATCATTCTATAACACTGCCTGAGACATTTCATCTTGATGATTTTGAACTGCCAGAATCTGCGTTTCAAGG TGACACTGATCATCATGTGAGCACAAAAGAACAGATCACTTTGCAAGACAACCCAGAGAAAACAGGGTATTCAACATCCCAATTTGGCCTAGATG AAAGATTTGGTGATGGAAGTTCTTCGCATATTGGCTTGGACTTGGAGgag GAATTAATGCTGAACAAGGATCACTCAATTCATCTTGAGTCTGATGATGG CATTATCATTCAAGGTCGACCATCAGTTCCTTCTACTGATATGGACATTGATGATAACCAAAGTAAAGACGAAACAGCTGAAAGATACAACATGGATGGTGGGCCTTCTAGTCAAGGAAAGCTAAGTCCACTGAATGATGACCTAGGAGGAAACAGTATTCCTAACTGGACTGGTTACAATGTACAGACACCAGACTTGAATGATATGCTATTGCATAACGATGGTATTGCTGGACCATCAGCTTCATACTATCAACCTAGCCCCTTCCCGGGTGATGAACCTGCATCACCAGAGTTTATTAGTGCTCAGGCCCCAGCTACACCTGGTTTAATGGGAGAGACAGTTCCTTCCAGAGTTCATGAAAGTCCTGTTCTGAGTCCACAGAGAAAAGGTTCACCATCAAGCAATGATGAAACTGCAAAGGCAGACACTCCCGCTGCTCCAGGCTCAGATTTTCCCCATTCAGCCACAGTAAATACTGGTGGTGTTGTGGCTTCTGAGGTGAATGAACTTGGATTGGCGAAGCCTGCGGAAGTTGAGTCTTCTGTTGTTGTGCAGGATGATGATGCATTGATGCAACAGCACACAAGTGAGGATTTGCCATCCCAGGGTCAAACATCAAACTTGGAAGCTGGTGGTGATAAATTGATCAGTCCTGATGATGTAGCCGCATCTGGTGAAACTGTGACTGTTAATGCAACTGCTGCAGATGTACCTTTGGCTGTAAATGATTCTGAGCTATGTGTTGATGGTTCTACTGAGCCATCTGTGATGGAGAACCCAACACAGATTAATGGACAATTGGTTGATGCACAAG ATTTTCAACATGAAGTCCAGGCAGTGCAACAAGAAGTGGCATCTAATGATAGACCAAATGAACTAACTTCAGAATTTGCTGAACCTGAGAAAATGCTGTCAGCTCCAGATGCTGAATTCAATGCTGCAAATGACTTGGGGCAGATAACTGCAGAAAAAGGAACAACTGAATCTGATGGAAGTAACAAAATAGGCAATCTCACTAGCAGAAAAAGACACCTGGAAGATAGCATACCAGCTCTAGAGAGTGAGACTACTGAAAGGTTGTCTAGTCGACCACATGGTAAAAGAACCACCGATTTCGttcctgatgatgatgatttacTGGCATCTATTTTAG TTGGTAGAAGGACCCCTGGATTGACGCTTGGTTCAACACCACTACCGCCAAGGGCATCATCTTTGAAACGCCCGAGGTTGGCATCGAAGGCGGGTACACTGAAGAGAAAGGTGCAGATAGATGACGCCATGGTTCTACATGCTGA TACTATACGACAACAACTGATCAATACTGAGGATATACGGCGCATTCGTAAGAAGGCTCCATGTACTCGTTCTGAAATATGGATGATTGAGAAAGGTTCTCTGGAAGATGATATATTCCATGAGCCCATCTTTTCCT GCCTATCTGAGGAGCTAAACAACTTACACAATCGGACATATGAGACTATTGTACACCCCACTGTTCAGAACATGGAACTACATGGTCAACTAGACATGTCCGAAACCATTGCAGAAGATAGCAACATTGTTGGGACCTCTGGTGCTGCTACTATTGATGACCCACTTCACATACCAGATAGAATTCATTCAGATACCATGCCACCAAATGCAAATGACGCGGATGGAGCGACAACTGCTTTTGGTTTGCAAGTGCCTCCTGACAACCAGGTTAACTGTGTGTCTAATGATTTTGCTAGCGACACTGTGTTTCAAGGGGTAACTGAACCTTTAATTGATAATGAGAAAGAAGTGGCAGTTGCAGACAGAGAGCATGCTGAAGTTGATACACTCGATAATGACCGTCTTCAAGATGTTCCATCTGATCTGCAGAGGAGTACTGATGAAAAAGGTTCAACTCCAGATGTGGTTCTAGATAGCTCTGGCAAAACTTATGCTCAAGCAGCGGATGGCATGACACATGAGTTTAGTCATTTTGTTCATAGTgatgctaatctttttgagaacAATGAGGTGCCGACTTCTGAGATTACTGGGGTGGAATGTAATCAAGATGCTTCTGGCTTTCTTCAACCAACGGAGGATGAAAATGCTGTGTCTGCTATGGGAGATAATTCTGGCTTCCAAGAAAACAACATGGGTTCTGTTATGGATTTGGATATGGTTAATGACTATGGACTAAAAGAGTGCAAT GATTTCGGAAGTGCAATTCATGGTGTTGATACAG ATTTTCTGAACTATGATGATGATGGGGACTTTGATGACGCAAATAACGACGAGCAAAATCCTGATGAATTCCAGTCTCTTGACAACAGTAGTTGGTCATCTCGAACTAG GGGTGTTGCAAGATATCTCAAGACTCTATTTGATGAAGATTCTGGTCTTGGGAGAAAGAGTGTCGCCATTGATCACCTCGTACGTGGAAAGACTCGGAAGGAAGCCTCAAGAATGTTCTTCGAGACCTTG GTTCTGACGACGAAGGACTACATCAGCGTGGATCAACCAAACCCCTTCGATTCTGTGAGCATAAAGCCGGGACCAAAGCTCCTGAAGTCAGAATTCTAG
- the LOC120710373 gene encoding sister chromatid cohesion 1 protein 4-like isoform X2, whose amino-acid sequence MFYSQFILAKKGPLGTIWIAAHLERKLRKNQVADTDIGVSVDSIIFPDVPIALRLSSHLMLGVVRIYSRKVNYLFHDCSEALLKIKQAFRSTAVDLPPEESTAPYHSITLPETFHLDDFELPESAFQGDTDHHVSTKEQITLQDNPEKTGYSTSQFGLDERFGDGSSSHIGLDLEEELMLNKDHSIHLESDDGIIIQGRPSVPSTDMDIDDNQSKDETAERYNMDGGPSSQGKLSPLNDDLGGNSIPNWTGYNVQTPDLNDMLLHNDGIAGPSASYYQPSPFPGDEPASPEFISAQAPATPGLMGETVPSRVHESPVLSPQRKGSPSSNDETAKADTPAAPGSDFPHSATVNTGGVVASEVNELGLAKPAEVESSVVVQDDDALMQQHTSEDLPSQGQTSNLEAGGDKLISPDDVAASGETVTVNATAADVPLAVNDSELCVDGSTEPSVMENAQDFQHEVQAVQQEVASNDRPNELTSEFAEPEKMLSAPDAEFNAANDLGQITAEKGTTESDGSNKIGNLTSRKRHLEDSIPALESETTERLSSRPHGKRTTDFVPDDDDLLASILVGRRTPGLTLGSTPLPPRASSLKRPRLASKAGTLKRKVQIDDAMVLHADTIRQQLINTEDIRRIRKKAPCTRSEIWMIEKGSLEDDIFHEPIFSCLSEELNNLHNRTYETIVHPTVQNMELHGQLDMSETIAEDSNIVGTSGAATIDDPLHIPDRIHSDTMPPNANDADGATTAFGLQVPPDNQVNCVSNDFASDTVFQGVTEPLIDNEKEVAVADREHAEVDTLDNDRLQDVPSDLQRSTDEKGSTPDVVLDSSGKTYAQAADGMTHEFSHFVHSDANLFENNEVPTSEITGVECNQDASGFLQPTEDENAVSAMGDNSGFQENNMGSVMDLDMVNDYGLKECNDFGSAIHGVDTDFLNYDDDGDFDDANNDEQNPDEFQSLDNSSWSSRTRGVARYLKTLFDEDSGLGRKSVAIDHLVRGKTRKEASRMFFETLVLTTKDYISVDQPNPFDSVSIKPGPKLLKSEF is encoded by the exons ATGTTCTACTCGCAGTTCATCTTGGCCAAGAAGGGTCCTCTCGGGACAATATGGATTGCCGCGCACTTGGAGCGGAAGCTGCGAAAGAACCAGGTCGCGGACACGGACATCGGCGTCTCAGTAG ATTCGATCATATTCCCTGATGTCCCGATTGCACTTCGGCTATCAAGTCATCTTATGTTAGGCGTGGTTAGAATCTATTCGCGGAAGGTCAACTACCTATTCCACGACTGCAGTGAAGCTTTGCTGAAGATAAAGCAAGCGTTCAGGTCCACTGCTGTTGATCTACCACCTGAGGAGTCAACTGCTCCTTATCATTCTATAACACTGCCTGAGACATTTCATCTTGATGATTTTGAACTGCCAGAATCTGCGTTTCAAGG TGACACTGATCATCATGTGAGCACAAAAGAACAGATCACTTTGCAAGACAACCCAGAGAAAACAGGGTATTCAACATCCCAATTTGGCCTAGATG AAAGATTTGGTGATGGAAGTTCTTCGCATATTGGCTTGGACTTGGAGgag GAATTAATGCTGAACAAGGATCACTCAATTCATCTTGAGTCTGATGATGG CATTATCATTCAAGGTCGACCATCAGTTCCTTCTACTGATATGGACATTGATGATAACCAAAGTAAAGACGAAACAGCTGAAAGATACAACATGGATGGTGGGCCTTCTAGTCAAGGAAAGCTAAGTCCACTGAATGATGACCTAGGAGGAAACAGTATTCCTAACTGGACTGGTTACAATGTACAGACACCAGACTTGAATGATATGCTATTGCATAACGATGGTATTGCTGGACCATCAGCTTCATACTATCAACCTAGCCCCTTCCCGGGTGATGAACCTGCATCACCAGAGTTTATTAGTGCTCAGGCCCCAGCTACACCTGGTTTAATGGGAGAGACAGTTCCTTCCAGAGTTCATGAAAGTCCTGTTCTGAGTCCACAGAGAAAAGGTTCACCATCAAGCAATGATGAAACTGCAAAGGCAGACACTCCCGCTGCTCCAGGCTCAGATTTTCCCCATTCAGCCACAGTAAATACTGGTGGTGTTGTGGCTTCTGAGGTGAATGAACTTGGATTGGCGAAGCCTGCGGAAGTTGAGTCTTCTGTTGTTGTGCAGGATGATGATGCATTGATGCAACAGCACACAAGTGAGGATTTGCCATCCCAGGGTCAAACATCAAACTTGGAAGCTGGTGGTGATAAATTGATCAGTCCTGATGATGTAGCCGCATCTGGTGAAACTGTGACTGTTAATGCAACTGCTGCAGATGTACCTTTGGCTGTAAATGATTCTGAGCTATGTGTTGATGGTTCTACTGAGCCATCTGTGATGGAGA ATGCACAAG ATTTTCAACATGAAGTCCAGGCAGTGCAACAAGAAGTGGCATCTAATGATAGACCAAATGAACTAACTTCAGAATTTGCTGAACCTGAGAAAATGCTGTCAGCTCCAGATGCTGAATTCAATGCTGCAAATGACTTGGGGCAGATAACTGCAGAAAAAGGAACAACTGAATCTGATGGAAGTAACAAAATAGGCAATCTCACTAGCAGAAAAAGACACCTGGAAGATAGCATACCAGCTCTAGAGAGTGAGACTACTGAAAGGTTGTCTAGTCGACCACATGGTAAAAGAACCACCGATTTCGttcctgatgatgatgatttacTGGCATCTATTTTAG TTGGTAGAAGGACCCCTGGATTGACGCTTGGTTCAACACCACTACCGCCAAGGGCATCATCTTTGAAACGCCCGAGGTTGGCATCGAAGGCGGGTACACTGAAGAGAAAGGTGCAGATAGATGACGCCATGGTTCTACATGCTGA TACTATACGACAACAACTGATCAATACTGAGGATATACGGCGCATTCGTAAGAAGGCTCCATGTACTCGTTCTGAAATATGGATGATTGAGAAAGGTTCTCTGGAAGATGATATATTCCATGAGCCCATCTTTTCCT GCCTATCTGAGGAGCTAAACAACTTACACAATCGGACATATGAGACTATTGTACACCCCACTGTTCAGAACATGGAACTACATGGTCAACTAGACATGTCCGAAACCATTGCAGAAGATAGCAACATTGTTGGGACCTCTGGTGCTGCTACTATTGATGACCCACTTCACATACCAGATAGAATTCATTCAGATACCATGCCACCAAATGCAAATGACGCGGATGGAGCGACAACTGCTTTTGGTTTGCAAGTGCCTCCTGACAACCAGGTTAACTGTGTGTCTAATGATTTTGCTAGCGACACTGTGTTTCAAGGGGTAACTGAACCTTTAATTGATAATGAGAAAGAAGTGGCAGTTGCAGACAGAGAGCATGCTGAAGTTGATACACTCGATAATGACCGTCTTCAAGATGTTCCATCTGATCTGCAGAGGAGTACTGATGAAAAAGGTTCAACTCCAGATGTGGTTCTAGATAGCTCTGGCAAAACTTATGCTCAAGCAGCGGATGGCATGACACATGAGTTTAGTCATTTTGTTCATAGTgatgctaatctttttgagaacAATGAGGTGCCGACTTCTGAGATTACTGGGGTGGAATGTAATCAAGATGCTTCTGGCTTTCTTCAACCAACGGAGGATGAAAATGCTGTGTCTGCTATGGGAGATAATTCTGGCTTCCAAGAAAACAACATGGGTTCTGTTATGGATTTGGATATGGTTAATGACTATGGACTAAAAGAGTGCAAT GATTTCGGAAGTGCAATTCATGGTGTTGATACAG ATTTTCTGAACTATGATGATGATGGGGACTTTGATGACGCAAATAACGACGAGCAAAATCCTGATGAATTCCAGTCTCTTGACAACAGTAGTTGGTCATCTCGAACTAG GGGTGTTGCAAGATATCTCAAGACTCTATTTGATGAAGATTCTGGTCTTGGGAGAAAGAGTGTCGCCATTGATCACCTCGTACGTGGAAAGACTCGGAAGGAAGCCTCAAGAATGTTCTTCGAGACCTTG GTTCTGACGACGAAGGACTACATCAGCGTGGATCAACCAAACCCCTTCGATTCTGTGAGCATAAAGCCGGGACCAAAGCTCCTGAAGTCAGAATTCTAG